A genomic stretch from Candidatus Nitrososphaera gargensis Ga9.2 includes:
- a CDS encoding universal stress protein, with amino-acid sequence MAKPILVPHDGTEMSDRALDKAIEFARVLKSEIIIVHIVDSRFVPPSATLGLISEKTTLENAKTQLIRILKTGAEIMLKDRIQKAREGGVSARFLLGVGSPAEEIVSIANAEKAEMIIIGSRQLKATKMITLGSIARRVSETASCPVMIIR; translated from the coding sequence ATGGCAAAACCAATACTGGTGCCGCATGACGGAACCGAAATGTCAGATAGAGCTCTTGACAAGGCAATAGAATTCGCGAGGGTCTTAAAGTCTGAGATAATAATTGTGCACATCGTTGACAGCAGGTTCGTCCCTCCAAGCGCAACCCTTGGTCTGATAAGCGAAAAGACTACACTTGAAAATGCCAAGACGCAACTTATCAGAATCCTAAAGACAGGGGCAGAGATCATGCTGAAGGACAGGATTCAAAAAGCAAGAGAAGGCGGAGTGAGCGCCAGATTCCTACTTGGTGTAGGGTCGCCTGCTGAAGAAATTGTATCGATAGCAAATGCTGAAAAAGCAGAAATGATAATTATCGGCAGCAGGCAGTTGAAGGCGACAAAAATGATCACCTTGGGTAGCATAGCGAGAAGGGTATCAGAAACGGCCAGCTGTCCTGTCATGATTATCAGATAA
- a CDS encoding multicopper oxidase domain-containing protein, with protein MKDNFEKKRAGAFVLWGILVASAVTGALLSVSNMNFGDKVGASAAASPVHREYTLVAEDAELEIAPGEVVKPWTFNGTMPGPTLRFTEGDNVTIHFINKTPLIHTVHFHGNHDEKNDGVLPQIIPAENYTYNFIADPAGAFMYHCHAYPTSLHIRMGMYGSIIVDPKDSEVLKPAKEFALVLSEFDPDNQDNFVAKYYPVNGYIDQYMGENALKIKQNELVRLYVINIGTTIPYSFHLHSTVFKVYASGLPSNDPIDAQTIEIGPGNAAIVEAVWKSPGTYMFHSHGFLEERGNMGAVRVLSDGSGEQLSESVSMIDWQYELQKELQKPTVIDYDNLSGSASAQSHSSSAHGGTTVKIVKGAWDKNQRDYYEPAEITVEEGAVINWINEDGVVHTVTSKQQGLFDSSIIAAGQEWQYQFAEEGEYDYYCIVHPWMEGIVHVE; from the coding sequence ATGAAAGATAATTTTGAAAAGAAACGAGCAGGCGCTTTTGTTTTGTGGGGCATACTAGTTGCTTCCGCGGTAACAGGGGCATTGCTTTCGGTTTCCAATATGAATTTCGGCGACAAAGTAGGTGCGTCAGCAGCTGCAAGCCCTGTACACAGAGAATACACGCTGGTGGCAGAAGATGCAGAATTAGAAATAGCTCCGGGAGAAGTAGTAAAGCCATGGACGTTCAACGGCACTATGCCGGGCCCCACGCTACGGTTTACTGAAGGCGACAATGTTACAATCCACTTCATCAACAAGACGCCGCTGATTCACACGGTGCATTTTCACGGAAATCATGACGAAAAAAACGATGGAGTACTTCCACAGATAATACCCGCCGAGAACTATACATACAATTTCATTGCCGATCCGGCTGGGGCATTTATGTATCACTGTCATGCGTATCCAACCTCGCTTCACATACGGATGGGAATGTACGGCTCGATTATCGTAGACCCGAAGGATTCCGAGGTTTTGAAGCCTGCAAAAGAGTTTGCGCTGGTATTGAGCGAGTTTGATCCTGATAATCAGGACAACTTTGTCGCAAAATACTATCCCGTAAATGGCTACATTGACCAGTATATGGGAGAAAACGCATTGAAAATAAAGCAGAACGAGCTTGTAAGACTCTATGTCATCAATATCGGCACGACAATACCATATTCATTCCATCTTCACAGCACAGTGTTCAAGGTTTACGCATCTGGATTGCCGTCAAATGATCCGATAGATGCCCAGACTATCGAGATTGGTCCGGGAAATGCTGCGATCGTAGAAGCTGTCTGGAAGTCGCCGGGGACATACATGTTCCATAGCCACGGCTTTTTGGAAGAGCGCGGCAACATGGGTGCGGTGCGTGTGTTGTCAGACGGCTCTGGTGAGCAGTTGTCAGAAAGCGTATCAATGATCGATTGGCAATATGAATTGCAGAAAGAACTTCAAAAACCGACAGTAATTGATTACGACAACTTGTCAGGCTCTGCATCCGCACAGTCGCACAGTAGTTCGGCTCATGGTGGGACGACAGTAAAGATCGTTAAAGGGGCATGGGATAAGAACCAAAGAGACTACTATGAGCCGGCAGAGATAACGGTTGAGGAAGGAGCTGTAATAAACTGGATAAATGAAGATGGCGTCGTACATACTGTGACTAGCAAGCAGCAAGGTCTTTTCGACTCTTCCATAATCGCTGCGGGTCAAGAATGGCAATACCAATTCGCTGAAGAGGGCGAGTACGACTACTATTGCATAGTGCATCCGTGGATGGAAGGGATAGTGCACGTAGAATAA
- a CDS encoding Hsp20/alpha crystallin family protein has protein sequence MTKSGKIAKREDKQLGYLDDIFENFRREVESALKPWHAGFRFPSLFDGETRVPLCDMADRGDRYELQVEVPGIEKDKVNVKATGNSVEISAEQSEKTEEKRKDYVYSERSHRSFYRKIPVPEEIVPSKIDAKMNNGILVVKLPKKNPTKSKEEATKVEVK, from the coding sequence ATGACAAAATCAGGTAAGATTGCCAAAAGAGAGGATAAGCAACTAGGATACCTAGACGACATTTTTGAGAATTTTAGAAGGGAAGTTGAGAGCGCCTTGAAACCATGGCATGCCGGGTTCAGGTTTCCATCGCTGTTCGATGGAGAAACCAGAGTGCCACTATGCGACATGGCAGACAGAGGAGACAGATACGAGCTGCAGGTAGAGGTGCCTGGAATCGAGAAGGACAAGGTAAACGTCAAGGCCACGGGCAACTCTGTAGAGATATCAGCAGAGCAATCAGAAAAGACGGAGGAAAAGAGAAAAGATTACGTATACAGCGAAAGGTCCCACAGATCCTTCTACCGCAAGATACCTGTGCCAGAAGAAATAGTGCCTTCAAAGATCGACGCCAAGATGAACAACGGCATACTCGTTGTCAAGCTTCCAAAGAAGAATCCTACCAAATCCAAAGAAGAGGCAACAAAGGTCGAGGTAAAGTAA
- a CDS encoding CBS domain-containing protein encodes MSAVSEIVSPRKIVALRVDRTPSALDAAKLMVKNKVGSVVVVDFEEKPVGIVTERDILKKVTALNKSPREIAVQDIMSFPVITIKTYDSIETAAAVMAKNKIKRLVVLEQDGSLVGVLSITDITRKLAKILANDYKRYGHFKAILDF; translated from the coding sequence ATGAGCGCAGTAAGTGAAATCGTGTCGCCAAGAAAGATCGTCGCCCTGAGGGTCGACCGTACCCCGTCAGCCTTGGATGCAGCCAAGCTCATGGTAAAGAACAAGGTTGGTTCTGTTGTAGTTGTAGACTTCGAAGAAAAGCCAGTTGGCATAGTTACTGAAAGAGACATTCTCAAGAAGGTTACTGCCTTGAATAAATCTCCAAGAGAGATTGCAGTTCAAGATATCATGTCATTTCCGGTTATTACTATCAAGACATATGATTCTATTGAAACTGCTGCCGCTGTGATGGCAAAGAACAAGATAAAGAGGCTTGTTGTGCTAGAGCAGGACGGCTCTCTGGTAGGCGTGCTATCAATCACAGACATCACAAGAAAACTGGCCAAAATACTTGCAAATGATTACAAACGTTACGGTCATTTCAAAGCCATACTCGACTTTTAG
- a CDS encoding CBS domain-containing protein: MVDEKKKSTITNLYRYSDLSVEAIAQQVDMDASAVQQIIDNLTREDALEVLIEQSITKVEKIMSPIVISLDVSKTPREAAALMAENQVGSVVVTKNGKPFGIVTQSDIVRWAGKWPKLLDSKLEGIASVPLIKVGRGTSVEEAAQIMMKNQIHKLPVVDGEKLLGIVTITDLAVFLSPSRRPGLALSVLQAISRGTK, from the coding sequence ATGGTCGACGAGAAAAAGAAAAGTACCATCACCAACCTTTATCGCTACTCTGACCTTTCAGTTGAAGCTATAGCACAACAGGTCGATATGGATGCAAGTGCTGTCCAGCAAATTATTGATAACCTGACAAGGGAAGATGCGCTGGAAGTGTTGATAGAGCAGAGCATAACCAAAGTTGAAAAAATAATGTCGCCCATTGTTATTAGCCTAGATGTTTCCAAGACACCTAGAGAAGCGGCGGCGCTAATGGCTGAAAATCAAGTTGGAAGCGTCGTGGTGACAAAGAATGGCAAACCCTTTGGCATCGTTACACAAAGCGACATCGTGAGATGGGCTGGCAAGTGGCCAAAGCTGCTAGATTCTAAACTGGAAGGCATTGCGTCTGTACCGCTAATAAAAGTAGGCCGCGGGACAAGCGTTGAAGAAGCCGCCCAGATCATGATGAAAAATCAGATACACAAACTGCCAGTGGTTGACGGAGAAAAGCTTCTGGGCATAGTGACGATTACAGACCTAGCCGTGTTCCTATCACCTTCAAGAAGGCCGGGCCTGGCGCTGTCTGTATTACAGGCTATATCCAGAGGAACAAAGTAG
- a CDS encoding NAD(+)/NADH kinase has protein sequence MKFGIFVHPKRPKVPVDKILKHIESAGASCSRKDPDVAIVVGGDGTFGYYGRTLSIPMLFVGVRDNSIAGSRARLAEIFYDDLARALHDIEDGRYSVEEKKMISVCLNGHSVDVLTDVYLERGKFAGCLRYATMVKPSDRSKFIHFGDYAIGNGVIVSTSFGAGGYFSYPNRLLPYRQASIGPASFGDNRIGICHIIPTYLVRKRNGTTRQNSRVRYTVPRQSIIEIKLLRDANARLYGTTMHSKGVAVRRGDIITVTPSRRTAKIIRLGN, from the coding sequence TTGAAGTTTGGGATATTCGTTCATCCAAAACGCCCCAAAGTTCCTGTTGACAAGATACTAAAGCATATAGAGTCTGCAGGCGCATCGTGCTCTCGAAAAGACCCGGATGTCGCCATAGTTGTAGGAGGGGACGGCACATTTGGATACTATGGAAGAACGCTTTCTATTCCGATGTTGTTTGTTGGAGTACGAGACAATAGTATCGCAGGCAGCAGGGCAAGGCTAGCCGAGATATTCTATGACGACCTTGCCAGAGCCTTGCATGATATCGAAGATGGCAGATACTCAGTTGAAGAGAAGAAAATGATTTCTGTGTGCTTGAATGGGCATTCAGTTGACGTGTTGACGGATGTTTATCTTGAACGCGGCAAGTTTGCAGGATGCCTCAGATATGCGACAATGGTCAAACCTTCTGATAGAAGCAAATTCATCCACTTTGGCGATTATGCGATTGGCAACGGAGTCATCGTCAGCACATCATTTGGAGCCGGAGGGTATTTTTCATATCCTAATAGGCTGTTGCCATACCGACAGGCAAGCATAGGTCCTGCGAGTTTTGGTGATAACAGGATTGGCATATGCCATATAATACCGACGTACTTGGTAAGGAAAAGAAATGGAACAACTCGTCAAAACAGCCGAGTCAGGTATACCGTACCGCGTCAGTCAATTATCGAGATAAAACTACTTCGAGATGCCAATGCACGCCTATATGGCACAACCATGCATTCAAAAGGAGTTGCTGTCAGGCGAGGCGATATAATAACAGTCACCCCGTCTAGGCGTACGGCCAAAATTATAAGGTTAGGAAATTAA
- a CDS encoding universal stress protein — protein MVRESSIQKILVGVDGSPSSDKAVEDAINLAKMTSAELVFVHVIEDIKMGGVIGARARYGDVKLVEGYNRARKESALQWMKRYEEQASKANLEARREILYDTGKSVTGMIVEYAEKNAVDLIVVGTRGLSSFKRLLLGSVASGVSNHAPCPVLVAR, from the coding sequence ATGGTCAGAGAATCATCCATACAAAAAATATTGGTAGGGGTAGATGGATCGCCGTCATCCGATAAGGCGGTTGAAGATGCTATCAATTTAGCCAAGATGACAAGCGCAGAGCTGGTGTTTGTGCACGTAATAGAGGACATAAAGATGGGTGGCGTAATAGGAGCGCGAGCAAGGTACGGTGATGTCAAGTTGGTGGAAGGGTACAACAGGGCAAGGAAAGAATCGGCTCTGCAGTGGATGAAGCGTTATGAGGAACAAGCAAGTAAGGCGAATCTTGAGGCAAGGAGAGAGATCTTGTACGACACCGGCAAGTCAGTGACTGGAATGATAGTAGAGTATGCAGAGAAAAATGCTGTTGATCTCATAGTTGTAGGAACTAGAGGGCTGTCAAGTTTCAAGCGGCTGCTCCTAGGCAGCGTTGCCAGTGGAGTGTCGAACCATGCACCCTGCCCTGTTCTTGTGGCAAGATGA
- a CDS encoding P-II family nitrogen regulator, with the protein MKKLDIIIPHENLVDVNRILHKHGVGGMSFYDIKGRGRAKQEPVSVGRGVMTYVPEFGYRTKIEVVVSDALAKSIIADVLKLLGTGSSAIGKIFVYDVKEAYDLGTKEEGDSAL; encoded by the coding sequence ATGAAGAAACTCGATATCATAATTCCGCACGAGAACCTGGTGGATGTCAATAGGATACTACACAAGCACGGGGTAGGCGGCATGTCATTTTACGACATCAAAGGTAGAGGGAGAGCAAAGCAAGAGCCAGTTTCGGTCGGCAGAGGAGTTATGACGTATGTGCCAGAGTTTGGCTACCGTACAAAAATAGAGGTGGTGGTCTCTGATGCTTTGGCAAAGTCCATCATTGCCGATGTGCTAAAGTTACTTGGTACTGGCTCGTCTGCTATCGGCAAGATTTTTGTCTATGACGTAAAAGAAGCGTATGACCTAGGAACAAAGGAAGAAGGGGATTCGGCGCTCTAA
- a CDS encoding proteasome assembly chaperone family protein: protein MNPRPNRKNSNNLPVVSDGYTKVLPVTNQKIVLERPVLIAGFPDSGMIGSVTINHIIEQLKMHQIGYIESQHVMPAAIFIGKRFRHAFRIYANDSGTVCALICEVPVTARGTYSIINTIVDWCMNAKVSEIVVLGGILPANFSPPYLLERKAMLLRNELAEKPSAQSPNPADSLGMAVPDDAIIVGLSGSLLSVCAARGLGCTALMIPTMVESPDPEGAAIVLEALPKILPGLKVDTSSLRQKVEMIKKHLEEFLKMHRQQLQDYERSASREAERIYK from the coding sequence ATGAACCCTAGACCGAATAGGAAGAATAGCAACAATCTGCCTGTCGTCTCAGATGGATACACAAAGGTCTTGCCCGTTACAAACCAAAAAATCGTGCTTGAAAGACCTGTGCTGATAGCAGGCTTTCCCGACAGTGGAATGATAGGGTCAGTTACAATTAACCACATCATAGAACAGCTAAAGATGCATCAGATTGGATACATAGAATCCCAACATGTAATGCCGGCTGCAATTTTCATAGGAAAGAGGTTCAGGCATGCGTTCAGGATTTACGCCAATGATTCAGGGACGGTATGCGCACTGATTTGTGAAGTACCGGTGACTGCAAGGGGGACCTATTCCATAATTAACACAATCGTTGACTGGTGCATGAACGCAAAGGTCAGTGAAATAGTAGTGCTTGGCGGCATACTGCCAGCCAATTTCAGCCCCCCGTACCTGCTTGAAAGAAAGGCGATGCTATTGCGAAATGAACTTGCAGAAAAGCCATCTGCCCAAAGCCCCAATCCGGCCGATAGTCTTGGAATGGCAGTTCCGGATGATGCGATTATTGTTGGTCTTTCCGGCTCGCTCTTATCCGTATGCGCCGCACGCGGTCTCGGCTGCACCGCCTTGATGATCCCAACAATGGTAGAATCGCCTGATCCTGAAGGAGCCGCCATCGTGCTAGAAGCGTTGCCCAAGATTCTACCCGGCTTGAAGGTCGATACTTCTTCGCTGAGGCAAAAAGTGGAAATGATAAAGAAACATTTGGAAGAATTTCTGAAAATGCACCGACAACAACTGCAGGACTATGAGCGCTCGGCAAGCCGCGAGGCTGAAAGAATATACAAATAA